The nucleotide window AGGGTAGGTTGGGGGTTTGGTTTCGAGATTTAGAAACGGAATTTCATTATTTAATTTAAAGATTACCTCAATTCTCATGGCAAAAGCACAATTAAGCGCGAAAGCCGCCGCAAAGAAAAGGATCGTAAAAGTAGATGCCTTCGGCGATGCGCACATTTCCGCAACATTCAACAACATCATCATCAGCCTTACCAACAAAACAGGCCAGGTTATTTCCTGGAGCAGTGCCGGTAAAATGGGCTTCCGCGGTTCTAAAAAGAACACTCCCTACGCGGCTCAGATGGCTGCTGCAGACGCTGCGAAAGTAGCTTTGGATGCAGGTTTGAAAAGAGTTGACGTTTACGTTAAAGGACCCGGTTCTGGTAGAGAAGGTGCTATCCGTTCTTTATCTCAGTCTGGTATCGAGATCGTTACTATTAAAGACGTAACGCCGCTTCCACACAACGGATGTCGTCCTCCAAAGAAAAGAAGAGTTTAATTTTATGTACGATGTGAGATGTA belongs to Niabella yanshanensis and includes:
- the rpsK gene encoding 30S ribosomal protein S11; translation: MAKAQLSAKAAAKKRIVKVDAFGDAHISATFNNIIISLTNKTGQVISWSSAGKMGFRGSKKNTPYAAQMAAADAAKVALDAGLKRVDVYVKGPGSGREGAIRSLSQSGIEIVTIKDVTPLPHNGCRPPKKRRV